The Capricornis sumatraensis isolate serow.1 chromosome 11, serow.2, whole genome shotgun sequence DNA segment acagaggagctggcaagctacagtccatggcgtcgcaagagtcggacacgactgagcgactaacccaccaccaccacctgcaaCCTAGTAGGTCCTGAGTGGGTCTCGTCCAGGCGGTACTCCGAGCGCCCGCGCCCCACCCACAGCGCGCACAGCCCCCGCCCCGCGGAACTCTGCGACGCAGGCTTGTTTCCCTGGGAGCGTATTCGGCGTGGGACCCCAGCCCTTCTCGGTCCCAGCGGCAGCGCATGGCGGTAAGCGGTGTACAGGTGGGGAACGCCTTTGGGCGGTCGGCGGCTCCTCATGACCCTCGTCCTTTCCCCCTTTCCCCAGGCTCCAGGACATCCTGCTCGGGAGACGGCGGCAGCCCCAGGCCCAGGTACTGCCCGTGCACCCTGCAGCCCCTGGTTCCCCAGGCTGCTTCCTAAAGCCCCGAGTCCTTTCACTGTAAGGCCTCAGCCAGTCCGTCTGCTTAGGGCGCCCTACGTGCCGTGACGCTGCCTCGAGGACcaagaagcaaaagaagaaaacccGGGATGGGTCGTCTGTTGCCAGTGGAAGCGGGAAGACCCCAGAAAAACAGGCCCCCGAGGAAGCCCCCCTAAGCGCAGAGGCCCAGGCAAGGGCGGGCCTCAGTCGGGAAGGGTGAAGTCCCGGGCACGTACTGGGCGGGAGCCCGCCTGTGGGTGTGGTCCCGGATTTACAGCGGGAAGTGGGTGAGATGCGGCGTTTGGGGTTCCTATGGGATGAGGCTGGAGGCCCCAGCGCCCCGATGCCCGCTTACAGTCACTAACCACAATCCATCATAGGCTGAGCAGCTGGCTCGGGAACTGGCCTGGTGCGTGGAAAAGCTGGAGCTGGGACTGAAGATGCAGAGACCCACCCCTAAGCAGAGTGAGGGCCCATCTGTAGAGTTGGGGGAGGGAAACGGTGACGGTCCTATGGCCTCAGGTGCTGCCAAGGGGTGGAATTGTTGCCTTTGCGGTAGGACAGTTGGAAGTGAGGATAGAGGTTACTAGCCCTGTTTTCATTTGCAGAAGAACAAGCTCTTGGAGCAATCCGAACCTTGCGCAGCCAGAGAACCCCCTTGCCCCGGAAGAGGCAGCTGATGCGCTCTTTGTTTGGGGACTACAGGGCTCAGATAGAAGCCGAGTGGCGCGAGGCCCTGCAGGCTCTCAGGACTGGTGAGAAGCTGAGAACTGGTTGATGAAGAACTGCCTAGTTCaagggggcagaaggaaaagcctGGGCAGTGAAAGGGGGAAGCCTCGAGCAGCGGGGCTCCCACAGTAGGAGGGGACTCAGGAAAGCTGCGGGGAGAAAGCCTGGGGCGCGGGTCACAGAACGCCGGCTTGGACTAGGGAGGCAAGGAGAGCAGCGTTAGTGAATCTCTGTGATTCTTAAGGGTGTGAGATGATAGTACTTACCTTATAATTTTGAGAAGCCAGTAAGTTAATTTTTACAATGGTAGAGTTGTATGGGCAGttaatgtttgctgctgctactgctgctaagtcacttcagtcgtgtccgactctatgtgaccctagagacggcagcccacgaggctctctcatccctgggattctccaggcaagaacactggagtggggtgccactgctatTATTATTCAATTCTGATACTGTCCCTCTCTTCGCTTACAGCTGCCCACTCAGCCCAGGTGCAGCCTGTAGGTGAGGCTGCCAGAAAGAAGAGCCGAAGGGTCTGCAGACCTCGTCCAGAAGGAAGGTCCAAGGGCACCTCGGATATTTGTGATGAAGAGTTTAGGTTTAATTTCTTTTAGCCTCTTCCCTAGAGTGGCCACCTCTGCAGTGGGGCAGGGTTTCtctggagtgcagcacttttccaGGAATGCTGTGGGGCAGATGGGAGACCTGCATGTTGGCTGCTGACAAGCCCAGGACCCCATTTGTAGGTTTTCAGCTGAGATGTCCCTCCTGCCAGAATAGGGAGGTTCCTTTAGATGGTTCTACAGTAGACTGAAGTGAGTGTTCACACTGTGTTGTAAAACAGCTGTCCCCAGcctttttgacaccagggacagatttcatggaaaacagtttttccacagagaGGGTGGGAGATGAAACTCATGTTGTAATGCAAGCAATGGGGAGTGGATATAAATACAGATGACTCTTTCCTTGTTCGCTGTCTTTTcatctcctgctgtgtggcctggttcctaacaggccatagACCAGTACTGGCCCAGGGGTTAGGGACCCCTGTTATAAAAGACTCTCAACAGTCTCAGGAGCAGACCAAGTAGGTATTGTTAATAAGGGTTAGTGGGGAAGCTGTATAGTTGTACACTGGTGCTCACTTATGGAAGGATGTCCTCTCAAGTGGTGTGGCGCTCCATACCATTGAGTCCCATTGCTATAATAAAACTGTTTCTTATAAATGTGGATAAGCAAAAGCGTGTGCTAACTGTGCTGTTACGGGAAATGTAGATGAGGTGGTGTCAGGCACTGCTGGGTGCAGGCTCTCACCCCAGGGCTTGGTCCTTTGTATTGCCTTCATTCCTGAGCAGGTGTCATCCTCAAGGAGCCAGTGTATCCCCCAGCAGCCCAGGCTTTGTTCTGAGGAGCAGGTAGCTTCTTGCCCTAAGAATCCTAGCCAAACACCAGCATTGAATCTCTGGGCAAGCTCTGATGTCAGCTGCTCCAGGTGATAGTCCCAGGACTTCTGCATTAAGTCGGGTTTTCATGGTGGCTTAATTCTCTTGTGACTGTGATGCCATCTTTGGTAGTGTCTCCCAAACTTGCAGACTAGACAGAGACCCAGAGCCTACCTGCCTACTCAGCATCTCTGCTTTGGTGTTTCACAGATATTTCACACTTGACATGTTCACATCTGATTAGTCCCTAAATCTATCTTCTGCTTTCCAGTGAATTCCACTACTGCCCACCTAGTTGTAATCAAAATCTGTCATCTCTGCAAAAGGAGTTCCTGGATCCAGTTCcaaagagtgagtgagtgtgtgtgtgtgtgtgtgtgtgtgtgtgcgcgcgcgcgcgcacacctTGGCTTCCTCACACCAACAGCAATTCTTAGATGTTGGCAGCATGTCCAAAATTCAACTCAGTTATGATGCTATCTACCCAGACAGAGTCAGATTCCACAGGAAAGTGCTCAACCTCACAAGACCCAGTTCTGCTTCACACACCAGTTGCAAGTCCAGGTTGTTACCTGTatttctgaccaactggctacaAATCAATCAGCTTCCCGTGACCCAGTTCTTGGGTTCAGTTAACTTGCTACAGTGGGTCCCAGAACTCAGGAAAACTTGTTTACTCACTAGACTACCAGCTTGTCAATAGGATGTGAATAACAAGCAGATGAGATACAGAGTGCCAGGGATGAGGAAAGGCATGGACCTCCATGCTCACCACCCAGAAGCTCTGCTGGCCTCTGTGGAGGCTTCCTTCACAGACACCATCAGTTCAACCTCTAGCCTGTCCCTGCTCCCTAGAGGTAGAAGTTTTTAACCCTCTAATCACAGGCTTCATTCTCCTGCCAGCAAAGTGACACCTGACATCCCTCTCTACCAAGTGAGGACACACTGAGGTGGCTGTACTTTAGGCCTGGGAAAGAACCCTGACCAGGAGCTAAATCAGACAGCACACtggtcttggacttctcagcctccagaaatgtgagaaataaacttctggaTTTTAAACCACCtggtctgtgatattttgttatggcagcctgagctaaCACACCATTCTATGGGTGGGGAAAAAAGGCTTTTCAAGAAATGTTATAGGGAAAACTGTATATCCACACGCAAAAGATTATAAAGTTGGACCCTTACCTGTCAAGATATATAAAAAATTAGTTCAAAACAGATCAAAGACCAAACCAtaagacctaaaactataaaTCTCTTTGAAGAGAAGATAGGGGCACATCTTCATAATACTGGATTTAATAATGATTTCCTGAATATGACACCCTAAGCACAGGCAACAAGGGAAAAAACaggtaagtttttgtttttgttttggctgtgctggctcttcccTGCTGTACGggctttctctctagttgcagcgagccgCTGTGTGCAGGCGTCTCTCATTACTTCTCTTGTCGAACAGCAGGGGCTCTAGGGTGAGTGAGctccagagcacaagctcagagtttggcacacaggcttggttgctccggGGCATGTGGgcatcttcccggatcagggattgaactcatgtctcctccactgacaggcagattctttacaactgagccatcagagatGCCCTAGATAAGTTGAACttcataaacattaaaaactTGTGAATGAAAGGACACTATCAACACAGTAGACAGAAAACtcagaatgagaaaatatttgcaagtattATTAATCTGATAAAGATTACCCCTTTAATATGAATGGAaagctagatttctaatttaaaaatagacatgcaacaaaggtttactgtatagcatagggaactatagtcaacatCTTGTATAACCTCTgatggaaaattatttcaaaaataatatgttcatgtgtataactgaatcaccatgctgtatacctgaaacaatgtaagtcaactatacttcaataaaatatatatatttttttaaaaaagggaaaattaaaaagactacccttcaaaatacataaagaactcctacatCTCAATGACAAAAAGAAACAGCccaattcaaaaatgggcaaagggtctaaatagacacttctccaaagaagacatagaaataaataaaggGTCAAtaagtgcatgaaaagatgctcaatatcattagtcatcagggaaatgcaaaccaaaagcaaatgagataccacttcacactcatCAGTATGACAATTAtcaaaacaatggaaaacaaCAAGTATTGAGGAAgacatggagaaactggaaccttcGTGAACTGACGGGATATAAAATGACACTGCCATTGTGGGAAAGTTTGGTCATTCttcaaaaacttaaaagaattaccatatgatccatcaacTTTATTCCTGGGATTATACCCCCAAAGTATTGGAAGAATGGAAAGTACAAGCACAGatttgtacaccaatgttcacagcagcattatgcaCAAAGTCAACAAGCAGAAACACCCATAACCCATCAGCAGATGATGACGGGTGAACAAAACATGGTGTCTCAAAACAATGGAGTACGCTTCAGCCATGAAGAGACCTTACGTTAAGTGAAATGAGCCAGGACACAAAGGCAAATGTGTGACCTCACTTACATGAGGTGCTTCAGAGTAagcaaattcttaaaagagaataAGGAAAAGGGGAAGAGTGCAGA contains these protein-coding regions:
- the C11H8orf33 gene encoding UPF0488 protein C8orf33 homolog isoform X1, encoding MTLVLSPFPQAPGHPARETAAAPGPGRPTCRDAASRTKKQKKKTRDGSSVASGSGKTPEKQAPEEAPLSAEAQAEQLARELAWCVEKLELGLKMQRPTPKQKEQALGAIRTLRSQRTPLPRKRQLMRSLFGDYRAQIEAEWREALQALRTAAHSAQVQPVGEAARKKSRRVCRPRPEGRSKGTSDICDEEFRFNFF
- the C11H8orf33 gene encoding UPF0488 protein C8orf33 homolog isoform X2, producing the protein MAAPGHPARETAAAPGPGRPTCRDAASRTKKQKKKTRDGSSVASGSGKTPEKQAPEEAPLSAEAQAEQLARELAWCVEKLELGLKMQRPTPKQKEQALGAIRTLRSQRTPLPRKRQLMRSLFGDYRAQIEAEWREALQALRTAAHSAQVQPVGEAARKKSRRVCRPRPEGRSKGTSDICDEEFRFNFF